Proteins from one Acropora muricata isolate sample 2 chromosome 9, ASM3666990v1, whole genome shotgun sequence genomic window:
- the LOC136928961 gene encoding tubulin polymerization-promoting protein family member 2-like, with the protein MSDEQLLDVFKSFCAFGAGGKDAQPLMDNAKFGKLFRDLKLYDKKFTSTDTDIIFNRPEVKSKTERKIGIAGFKTALELCAEKKYGSKEDVQKLIDKICAGKGPVAVGATKQSKTGGVDRMTDTSKYTGSHKERFDESGKGKGLEGRKDYDANASEGYVGGYKGKDTYDKTH; encoded by the exons ATGTCTGATGAACAGCTTTTGGATGTTTTTAAATCTTTCTGTGCTTTTGGAGCTGGTGGCAAAGATGCTCAGCCGTTGATGGACAATGCAAAATTTGGCAAACTATTCCGCGATCTTAAATTGTACGACAAAAAATTTACGTCAACTGACACAGATATTATCTTTAACCGACCTGAAGTAAAAAG CAAAACAGAGCGGAAAATAGGCATTGCAGGCTTCAAGACGGCCTTAGAACTGTGCGCAGAGAAAAAATACGGAAGTAAGGAAGACGTGCAAAAGTTAATCGATAAAATATGTGCTGGAAAAGGTCCCGTTGCGGTTGGAGCTACC AAACAAAGTAAGACAGGAGGTGTTGATCGAATGACTGACACTTCAAAGTACACTGGATCTCACAAGGAACGGTTTGATGAAAGTGGAAAAGGCAAGGGTTTGGAGGGTCGCAAAGACTACGATGCTAATGCATCTGAAGGCTATGTGGGGGGCTACAAGGGAAAGGATACTTATGACAAGACTCACTAG